Genomic segment of Arachis hypogaea cultivar Tifrunner chromosome 11, arahy.Tifrunner.gnm2.J5K5, whole genome shotgun sequence:
AGTAGCTGGAGCGGGCCCGCTAACTTCACAACATGTCTGTTTGCCACCctgcacatgcaccggtacaaccaggCCAGTGCTGCCGAACCCCAGCTGTACGTACCCAGCTCCTCCAGCCTCGCTACATATGGAAGCCATCTAATGTGAATCCGGTTGCCAGACTTGTCCGCAAACAGCTGCGTGCCCAgcaacatcatgatgtacgccCGGACATATCGGCGAACAGTCTCATCATCTGCATCCTCAGGGCACTCACCAAAGGTCTCCTGAAACCAGGTGCAGTTCACTGCATACTTCTGAACCTGACTGGGAGGAGGTATAACTCCtagcaactcctggaaccagaCCCAGGGTGGACGGCCGCCATCGATGTATATATGAAACTCTGACAGGCACCCGCTCACGTAACGGCCATCGACAGGCAAACccagctggtatgccacgtcctggagtgtgatcgtgcactctccgaacggcatatgaaatGTGTGCGTCTCGGGACGCCATCTCTCCACGAATGCACTGACGAGCGCCTCGTCTAGCCGGAACCACCGGtcgttcagccttgcaagatggtatagcCCTGCCATCTGCAAGTATGGAACGTATCTATCATCAAGacgcatgccctgctgccgcctcATGCTCCTAATGCATCGCTCGGGCTGCGCATGAAAAGAAACGCATACTGAGATATATAACTACACAGGTTTTACAGTAAACCGGTTCACATAAACCGGTTTACAGTTAACCGGTTCACATAAACCGGTTTAAAGTAAACCGGTTTACATAAACGGGTTTACATAAAACGGTTTCCATAATCCGGTTTACATTAACCATTTCGCTAAATTAAACAGCATAACATCACATGAAAGATAACTAACTGGaaaacaaaccctaaaccacacaacTAAACCGCTAGCATATACCACAATTAACGAGAGCCATTAACAAGAAAGAAATTCAATAAACCGGCTTACTTAAACCACCTAACATTAAACAACTACCCTAAACCACATATAAAAACCGCTTGTAAAAACCGCTAAcaaaaaccgctaacataaaccaccaacataaaccactaccAAAAACCACTGacttaaaccactaacaaaaaccactaccctaaaccactaacataaaccactaactaaTACCACTAGCTTAAACCACTATCATAAACCACCTATATAATCCCCTCACCTAAACCacctacataaaccactaacataaagtaCCGTCTAACCAGGATACAAAACCACTAAAGCACAACTAACGCTTGAATCAAAAATATTTccgtactaacctcgtcgttgatgaccccggctatatgagcgactccgtccaaccgatataactgtgccggatcgtcccccatcagcaGAGTAGTCCGTTCAGGTCTTCCtcggagagaatctgggtcgttttctctgagattttgTGGGGTAGGGGTGAAGGGATAATGGTTCGAATGagggtgattcgaactccttatatactTGAATCAcacctaattcgaaccagcctggttcgaattatgaaggaGTGCATTAGGAGTAATTCGAACCGGCccggttcgaattacatggaatCGATTTCAAagcataattcgaaccaacctggttcgaattatgtatgaGAGAagttcgaaccagggtggttcgaattatgtatggGAGGAGTTCGAACCTTACTGGTTCGAATTATTCAAATACCTACAACACTAAATCGAACCAGGAtggttcgaattatgaaggagagaaattcgaaccagcttggttcgaattatattaaaatacACTTTGGCTCATTGCTGAAACGAAATTGGATTTGGCGCATTTTGGTTACACAATTCTTGCTTTGGCTCATTATGGTTTTTTGCCCgacaaaatatgaataaaaactaTTAATGTAAACTTTCCTTGCataaatccaaaataaaaaccaatcaattttctttttttctttggacAGGGCCAATCAATCAACCTTCTTtcgtttccatttttattttcttagctAGCTTCCAGACTCATCATAACTGTTGCTATGTTTGAAAGGCATGTGGCCCAATAGTCcataaaaaacaaaagcttgcaatTTTTGGTGAACGGGCTGAGATTAGTGCTGAACTCACACTTAGAGCCCAACAACTCTCCTCCTATGTTAGAGAGTGCCTTCAACATAAACAAGGTAGAGAAAATCGAAATTTTACttgaaattgaaaaagtaaattaagaacgtaaaacataaaattttaaaaagatttaaattgtaaaatttttagaattagtATAAATTTCATAAAATCGATAGActtatttaaaattgtaatatcagaagattttaagagttaaatcgaTATTCTAACTACTATCGTCATAAGTACGTAAAAACCAATCTTTTTGAACccaaaaataaagggaaaaataaaaggaaaaacaaaTCTCTGAATGTTGACCAACAAATAGACTATAGAATCAGTTATTCTATTGATTGACCAAACATTTTCCTAATCGGGTAATGCTAGTGAGACAAAAAATTCAGCCAAAATTTgacttatttagcattcattaattattgcgacaattaatgaatgctaaataaggcaagttctggTTGATTTTGGCTAATAttttttggttaccaaacatttccctaatcttaattataaaattaattttagttattcaGCTCAATCATAATTAAGACTAGCGAAATACTTAATTCTGTGGTACTCTTGACATGCTTCTAACAAATTATATCCATTTATGAACTTTACTTGTGTCATATGGTTTACTTAAACAGTAGCTATACCTTTTTATATCTTCAATTGAAAGTTACCATTGGCGAGTCCCAATTCCCAAATACGTTCAAAATATgaaggctcaaagtgcaaaacttttccttcctttattatcttattattattcCCCTTTCTCTTTTCCAAAGGCGTCGAAAGCATATGTTATAATTGACCCTAATGGTGCAAAATTAATCAATGAACTggtaatacataattatatactGGGACattcataaatcataattaacCAAATAACTATCAGAATGGCATACACTTCGATTTTCCACCCCAAATTCCGCATTTCCTCTTGAGTTTTGAAATCCAGCAGAGCATGTTGACCTATACATTGGATTATGGAGCagcataaaataatttatataataataaaatttgtacaatCTTACCTTACGGGAATTTGTCCCTTTGCACAAAACAAAAGCTTATGTTTGGATACAGTTGCTTCACTTACCAATACATTAACGGAATAATAGAATTGATTCTATTTCTTGGATTCAAACTAGTGCAATATTCAATGAAGAGGAACAGTCTACTGAATTAGTAGTTTGTAACACTCGAAAAGAGTAGAGTTTTTTAGAataatataaattcaataatttccacTTACTCAAAAGATGATATACATTAAGCTAAAACCTATCAATCTCAATTATGTGCATACTTGAAATGGTTTCAAGCTGTGTAAGAATTTAAGGCCAAAACCAACTTCAACGAGGACAAACTAACTTTCCTCTCAAAAGCAAGTTTGTTAAATTTTCCTTCACCTAAGACCCAACCAACACGTGATAATGAATTCCAAGAACAATGAGGAAAAACAAATTATACGATCTTTTGAACATAGGGATACAAGGTGGGGacctattagtatttttttaagccTATAGCTTCAACAGGGCATTATATCGAGTGGGACAAGACAACCCTACTTAAACGCTCTCATCCCTTCTTCACGGGTAATTTCTCATTGAATTTAAAGATAtggtacaaaaataatatttccATCTACCTACTACATTGCCACAACCTCCAAAAACTCTTCCAAACTTTCATATCACATATTTCATCTGCTTCAGTTAGTGTTATTAAACGGGTTTTCCCTACCACAAAATGCAAGGTAGTGTTTCCTTTTCATAAATGCTACTAATCTAGAACCCGGTGGGCGGGGGATGAAGTAAATCAAGAAATATATCCGAAAatagaattcttgaaaaaataaatatataagattTTTTAATCCATCGCATATCTAAATTTTGTTTAAGAGTCGGCTGGTAGCCAATGAGTAACTTCATCCACAAAACATAAGTCAAATATTCGATACTTGTTTAAATGAATGAGTAAGCTAATCAATTAGTCTATGTAATTTGTGAGTTTAACTTAGGAGGTTCCGTTTTTAGCCAGAGGCAGAGGGTATGTTACTACCAATTTGTTGGAACAAGAAACAATAAGGGGCAAAATGCACCACCCCAGATCCTAGTAGCTCTCAAGAATTGTCACGTGGAGACAGTAACATTAACCTCGCTGTGTTCGTAGCAAGTGAGGCAGGCACAGTAAAAAATGCAAAATCTCCTCCGTAAAGGTTGCATCTTTTATCTTAATTAACCGCACCACCTTTTTATTTATTGCTGTCCTCAAAACGCCAACAAGAAGAAAGACACAACCTTCATATTCATTCACTATTTGTGAGTCccccctcttctcctctctctctttttaacGTTTTGTCCTTCACTTTCGCATTCCAAAAACATCATCACAACATATCATATcacctcttcaatggggataatGGGACAAGATTCAGATTCCAAGACCCAGTTGGTATTACAGATTTGCTCCATTGCCACCCGTTCTGTGGTGTGTGCTCATAGGCTTCTCTCAAACTCACCCAACCCATCATCTTTCATTGACTGGTATTGCATTCTTGGAGTAAGGTTTCTCACCCTTTTATCCTTCTAGCAGTTTTCATGTCTTGGGTTCTTTCGCAATATTCAAATGTTTCCCATATTGGGTTCTCATAGGTGGAAGAAAATGCAGGGATAAATACCATTCGCAAGAGATACCATAAACTGGGTAAGTTCAATTGCTTTTATGGTTATTGTGTAATCTGCATTTTCTTTCTCTCCAAACTCTGAAAAGAATGAGCAATGTTCTTTTGTGTGTCCTCAGCTCTGCAACTTCATCCAGATAAGAATCAACACCCCAAGGCTGAAATTGCCTTCAAGCTTGTTTCTGAGGTTAGTTTGTGCTATTTTCTGTTTCTTCCATTGGTTAAATGGAATTCATTCTCATCACCATCCCCCATTTTTGTGTAGGCCTATACATGTTTATCCAATGCTGCAAAGAGAAGAGCATTTGACTTGGAGAGACTCAAGAGCTTATGCTTTGAATGCAAAAGAATCCCCAACACATCCAGCAATGCCGGTGGTTCGGGTTTCAAGGCATGGAATATTATCAACATCTCAAGGTCTTTCAAGCTCTGGAGAAACATAAGGGACATGAGAGAGAGATTCAAGGAGGAGGCAAAGGTGATTGAGAACTGTCTGCGAGCGAATTCCATGTCAAGGAAAGAATCTCCTCCCTATAATCCGGTTGGATACCTACAAAGAAGCAAGTCCCTGCACAGATTTGATAGAGAAACCCCTGTTTTCAATCCCTCAGATTATTTGTACCAAGGCTACCCTCATCTGAGGAGCAATGTTTACAAGAATTCTTCCACATATTGGTACCTGCAGACAGAGAGTATGCTGCATAATGCAAGGGAAGGAGCACAGCATGGCTCCCCTATTTTTGAGGTCAAATCTAGGAGTATGTTCACAAGCAAATTTGCTCAAGTCCCATCGCAATGTTAGCtccattttttgttttctaaCATTCAATCAATGC
This window contains:
- the LOC112723120 gene encoding uncharacterized protein — translated: MGIMGQDSDSKTQLVLQICSIATRSVVCAHRLLSNSPNPSSFIDWYCILGVEENAGINTIRKRYHKLALQLHPDKNQHPKAEIAFKLVSEAYTCLSNAAKRRAFDLERLKSLCFECKRIPNTSSNAGGSGFKAWNIINISRSFKLWRNIRDMRERFKEEAKVIENCLRANSMSRKESPPYNPVGYLQRSKSLHRFDRETPVFNPSDYLYQGYPHLRSNVYKNSSTYWYLQTESMLHNAREGAQHGSPIFEVKSRSMFTSKFAQVPSQC